One window from the genome of [Mycobacterium] stephanolepidis encodes:
- a CDS encoding FAD-dependent oxidoreductase: MPHVVTQACCNEGSCVYACPVNCIHPTPDEPDFLKAEMLHIDASACVDCGACVAACPVDAIKPDSVLKEEQLPFLRINSEFYPREIPRASLAPVIQAPPVRSSGRGLKVAIVGSGPAAMYAADELLTQPNVKVSMFERLPAPYGLVRAGVAPDHQQTKRVTKLFDTMAAQPNFEFFLNVEVGKDVSHDELLAHHHAVIYSVGASSDRRLDIPGIELPGNATATEVVAWINAHPDYSDFRVNLDHERAVVIGNGNVALDVARVLTGSTDRLARTDISDTALTALRNSALREVVIVGRRGPEHSAFTLPELLGLVGLPDMTVVIDEETAKLVDEALQTHLEPLTRQKLEVLSTCPREAREPGGKTIRFAYNRTPVKVLGEGHVAGIEFQHGDAADTIDTGLVLTSIGYRGVPMPDVPFDNQRAVIPNEQGRVTDPATGKAHPGTYVAGWIKRGPTGFIGTNKSCSQQTITSLVEDYNNGLLADPVQRLSGLSKLIQRRQPTIVDHDGWLAIDRAEIARGKGEGRPRDKFVSVPEMLRVAANAPQPPLWRKAIRGSALEELLR, translated from the coding sequence ATGCCGCACGTCGTTACCCAGGCGTGCTGTAACGAGGGCTCGTGCGTTTACGCATGCCCGGTGAACTGCATCCACCCCACGCCGGATGAGCCAGATTTCCTCAAGGCGGAGATGCTGCACATCGACGCGTCCGCGTGCGTCGACTGCGGTGCGTGCGTCGCGGCTTGTCCCGTCGATGCCATCAAGCCGGACTCGGTGCTCAAGGAAGAGCAGCTGCCCTTCCTGCGGATCAACTCGGAGTTCTATCCGCGCGAAATCCCCCGCGCCAGTTTGGCTCCGGTCATCCAGGCACCGCCCGTCCGTTCCAGCGGGCGCGGGCTGAAGGTGGCCATCGTGGGCTCCGGCCCCGCGGCCATGTACGCCGCCGACGAACTGTTGACCCAACCGAACGTGAAGGTCAGCATGTTCGAGAGGTTGCCTGCTCCTTACGGTTTGGTGCGTGCCGGGGTGGCCCCCGATCACCAGCAGACCAAGCGGGTGACCAAGCTCTTCGACACGATGGCCGCGCAGCCCAACTTCGAGTTCTTCCTGAACGTCGAGGTAGGCAAGGACGTCAGCCATGACGAACTGCTGGCGCATCACCATGCGGTGATCTACTCCGTCGGGGCCTCCTCCGATCGTCGCCTGGATATCCCGGGGATCGAATTGCCGGGCAACGCCACCGCCACCGAGGTTGTCGCGTGGATCAATGCCCACCCCGACTACAGCGACTTCCGGGTTAACCTCGACCACGAGCGTGCCGTCGTGATCGGTAACGGGAACGTGGCCCTGGACGTGGCGCGTGTGCTCACCGGGAGCACCGACCGCCTTGCACGTACGGATATTTCGGACACCGCCCTGACCGCGTTGCGCAACAGCGCACTGCGCGAGGTGGTCATCGTCGGGCGCCGTGGACCGGAACACTCCGCGTTCACGCTGCCCGAGCTGCTTGGTCTCGTGGGGCTGCCCGATATGACAGTGGTGATCGACGAGGAAACCGCCAAGCTGGTCGACGAGGCGCTGCAGACGCATCTGGAGCCCCTGACCCGGCAGAAGCTGGAGGTGCTCAGCACCTGCCCGCGTGAGGCGCGTGAGCCGGGCGGCAAGACCATCCGGTTCGCCTACAACCGCACCCCCGTCAAGGTGCTGGGGGAGGGTCACGTGGCGGGCATCGAGTTCCAGCACGGCGATGCCGCCGACACCATCGACACGGGCCTGGTGCTCACCTCGATCGGTTACCGCGGAGTGCCGATGCCCGATGTGCCGTTCGACAATCAGCGTGCGGTTATCCCGAATGAGCAAGGGCGCGTGACGGATCCGGCCACCGGCAAGGCGCATCCCGGAACCTATGTGGCGGGATGGATCAAGCGCGGTCCGACCGGGTTCATCGGGACCAACAAGTCCTGCTCACAGCAGACCATTACCTCGCTGGTGGAGGACTACAACAACGGGCTGCTCGCCGATCCCGTGCAACGGCTGTCGGGCTTGTCCAAGCTGATCCAGCGGCGCCAGCCCACGATTGTCGATCACGACGGCTGGCTGGCGATCGACCGTGCGGAGATCGCGCGCGGCAAGGGCGAGGGCCGTCCGCGTGACAAGTTCGTCTCGGTGCCGGAAATGCTTCGCGTAGCCGCGAACGCCCCACAACCACCGTTGTGGCGCAAGGCGATCCGCGGATCGGCGTTGGAAGAGCTGCTCCGGTAG
- a CDS encoding AurF N-oxygenase family protein — protein sequence MSLREKLRAKKEVRADASYVQVLETLSHGSTNRNFDPFIDIDWDNPEYAVVPNDPRWVLPHRTDPFGRHPWYQAQPLEKQIEIGMWRQANVAKVGLHFESILIRGLIQYAFSVPNGSPEFRYLNHESIEECNHTLMFQEMVNRLGVDVPGMPRLLRWLSPFVPLASTPFPEMFFVGVLAGEEPIDHTQKNVLREGDNLHPIMKRVMEIHVAEEARHISFAHEYLRKRVPAMHWFNRFVLSIATPITMRVLMGAIMTPPRSFAKKFDIPQDVMKEIFWKSPASRQTMSEVFSDVRMLVRETGMMNPVAKLVWRVLHIDGRAARYRSEPQRGPLVNYSAPEAAVADSHSAVPA from the coding sequence ATGTCGCTCCGCGAGAAGCTCCGCGCGAAGAAGGAAGTCCGTGCCGACGCGAGCTACGTCCAGGTGCTCGAGACCCTGTCGCACGGCTCCACGAACCGGAACTTCGATCCCTTCATCGATATCGACTGGGATAACCCGGAGTATGCCGTCGTCCCCAATGACCCGCGCTGGGTGCTTCCGCACCGGACCGACCCTTTCGGCCGCCACCCCTGGTACCAGGCGCAGCCGCTGGAGAAGCAGATCGAGATCGGCATGTGGCGTCAGGCCAACGTCGCCAAGGTGGGTCTGCACTTCGAGAGCATCCTGATCCGCGGTCTGATCCAGTACGCGTTCAGCGTGCCCAACGGCTCACCGGAGTTCCGGTACCTCAATCACGAGTCCATCGAAGAGTGCAACCACACCCTGATGTTCCAGGAGATGGTCAACCGCCTCGGTGTCGACGTGCCCGGCATGCCGCGCCTGCTGCGCTGGCTGTCCCCGTTTGTTCCGCTGGCCTCCACGCCGTTCCCGGAGATGTTCTTCGTGGGCGTGCTCGCCGGTGAGGAGCCCATCGATCACACACAGAAGAACGTGCTGCGCGAGGGTGACAATCTGCACCCGATCATGAAGCGCGTCATGGAGATCCATGTGGCCGAGGAAGCCCGGCACATCTCCTTCGCGCACGAGTACCTGCGTAAGCGTGTACCGGCCATGCACTGGTTCAACCGATTTGTGTTGTCGATCGCCACCCCGATCACGATGCGGGTGTTGATGGGCGCCATCATGACGCCGCCGCGCAGCTTCGCCAAGAAGTTCGACATCCCGCAGGACGTGATGAAGGAGATCTTCTGGAAGAGCCCGGCATCGCGGCAGACGATGAGCGAGGTCTTCTCCGACGTGCGGATGCTGGTCCGGGAAACCGGGATGATGAACCCCGTGGCCAAGCTGGTGTGGCGGGTGCTGCACATCGATGGCCGCGCAGCCCGTTACCGCAGCGAGCCGCAGCGCGGCCCGCTGGTGAACTACTCGGCTCCCGAAGCCGCAGTGGCTGATTCACACAGCGCTGTTCCCGCCTGA
- the pdxH gene encoding pyridoxamine 5'-phosphate oxidase: MIFVTEWLRSDYRPGEKDGSGDLDVDWLAEGWLPLLRKWFDLAVSSGIPEPNAMVLATVDDGRPVTRTVLCKGFDSAGVTFFSNYDSAKGRQLQQAPYASVTFPWYALGRQVHVRGAVTKVDPAQTANYWTNRPRGSQLGAWASQQSAPIESRAALLAQLDDVTARFADVETVPVPPQWGGYVIAPETVEFWQGRENRVHNRIVLHDGRIERLQP, from the coding sequence GTGATTTTCGTGACCGAATGGCTGCGCTCGGACTACCGTCCCGGAGAAAAGGACGGCAGTGGTGATCTGGATGTCGATTGGCTTGCCGAAGGCTGGCTTCCCCTGCTGCGCAAGTGGTTTGACCTTGCGGTGTCCTCCGGTATCCCCGAACCCAATGCGATGGTGCTTGCCACCGTCGATGACGGCCGGCCCGTGACGCGCACGGTGCTGTGCAAGGGGTTCGACTCGGCAGGTGTGACGTTCTTCTCAAACTATGACTCCGCCAAGGGGCGCCAACTCCAGCAAGCGCCCTATGCGAGCGTCACCTTTCCCTGGTACGCGCTGGGGCGACAGGTCCACGTGCGTGGTGCGGTGACCAAGGTCGATCCGGCCCAGACCGCCAACTACTGGACGAACCGTCCGCGCGGATCGCAGTTGGGAGCCTGGGCCTCACAGCAGTCGGCACCCATCGAATCGCGCGCGGCACTGTTGGCTCAGCTTGACGACGTCACTGCTCGGTTCGCCGATGTGGAGACGGTGCCGGTGCCCCCGCAGTGGGGCGGTTACGTGATCGCTCCCGAGACGGTCGAGTTCTGGCAGGGCCGTGAAAACCGCGTACACAACCGGATTGTCTTGCATGACGGACGGATTGAGCGGCTGCAGCCCTGA
- a CDS encoding glycosyltransferase family 39 protein, with amino-acid sequence MREQSRERISVAFLLVGTAAAYLVNLGSNGWANSFYSAAVQAGSVSWKAAFFGSSDAANSITVDKPPASLWLMELSARIFGLSSWSILVPQVLLGVASVGLLYVTVRRYFGHGPGLLAGLVLAVTPVAVLMFRFNNPDPLLVLLMIAAVWTMLRAIEDGRTRWLLLVGALVGFGFLTKQLQVLLVIPPIALTYLIAAPVGIGKRLAQLAGSAAAAAVSAGWWIVTVELWPPGSRPWIGGSPDNSILELTLGYNGLGRLNGNEKGSASGPRDEMYGFGGHFGSEPGFGRLFQPALGGQIAWLLPSAVVLAVLGLVLLRKESRTDMRRAVLIVFGLWVLTTGTVFSYMQGIFHPYYSVALSPAVAALVGAGASIAWRERERSWVRWFLAATLLLTVVMAWVLLGRSPEFVPWLRWVILVLGLGAVIGIVLRRYPKAAAAAALIVALAGPVAYSVQTIATPHSGALPSAGPEVKGGGFPDFPDMPEREHRSEFEAGSQRGGGLLDGSDPGPDIVAALEANADRYTWVAAAVGSNKASGYQLATGRPVMPIGGFNGTDPSPTLAQFQQYVADGQIHYFIDGEGGGHGGEGFSPPGSETSKAIQEWVQRTFVKQTIDDVDVYNLTVH; translated from the coding sequence GTGCGGGAACAGTCCCGGGAGCGGATCAGCGTTGCTTTCCTGTTGGTCGGCACCGCGGCAGCGTATCTGGTCAACCTCGGCTCCAACGGCTGGGCCAATTCCTTTTATTCTGCTGCGGTGCAGGCGGGTTCGGTCTCGTGGAAGGCCGCGTTCTTCGGATCCTCGGATGCCGCCAACTCGATCACTGTTGACAAACCGCCGGCTTCGCTTTGGCTCATGGAACTTTCCGCGCGCATCTTCGGGCTCAGTAGTTGGAGCATTCTGGTGCCCCAAGTGCTTTTGGGTGTGGCCTCAGTCGGGCTGCTGTATGTGACCGTTCGCCGGTACTTCGGCCATGGGCCGGGTCTGCTGGCCGGCCTGGTGCTCGCGGTGACACCGGTGGCGGTGCTGATGTTCCGATTCAACAACCCGGACCCGCTGTTGGTCCTGCTGATGATCGCCGCGGTATGGACGATGCTGCGCGCTATCGAGGACGGCCGCACCCGCTGGCTGCTCCTCGTCGGCGCGCTGGTCGGATTCGGCTTTCTGACCAAGCAGCTGCAGGTGCTGCTCGTCATCCCGCCCATCGCGCTGACCTATCTGATCGCCGCGCCGGTAGGTATCGGGAAGAGGCTGGCGCAGCTCGCCGGATCTGCTGCCGCGGCGGCGGTTTCGGCAGGTTGGTGGATAGTCACAGTGGAGCTGTGGCCTCCGGGCTCACGCCCGTGGATCGGCGGATCGCCAGACAACTCGATTCTGGAGCTCACCCTCGGCTACAACGGGTTGGGTCGACTCAACGGCAACGAGAAGGGTAGCGCGTCCGGTCCGCGCGACGAGATGTATGGATTCGGTGGCCATTTCGGGAGTGAACCGGGGTTCGGCAGGTTGTTCCAACCGGCGCTCGGCGGGCAGATCGCCTGGCTGCTGCCGAGTGCGGTGGTCCTGGCGGTGCTGGGATTGGTCTTGCTGCGCAAGGAATCCCGAACGGACATGCGTCGTGCGGTGCTGATTGTTTTCGGGCTGTGGGTGCTCACCACCGGCACCGTCTTCAGCTACATGCAAGGGATCTTTCACCCCTACTACTCGGTGGCGCTGTCGCCCGCAGTCGCCGCACTTGTGGGAGCGGGTGCGTCCATCGCCTGGCGAGAGCGTGAACGGTCTTGGGTGCGTTGGTTTTTGGCGGCCACATTGTTGCTCACGGTGGTGATGGCCTGGGTCTTGCTGGGGCGTTCCCCGGAATTTGTGCCCTGGCTGCGCTGGGTGATTCTGGTCCTGGGGCTCGGCGCTGTCATCGGCATCGTCTTGCGCAGGTATCCCAAGGCTGCCGCCGCCGCCGCGCTCATCGTGGCGTTGGCCGGTCCGGTCGCATACTCGGTCCAGACCATCGCGACTCCACATAGTGGAGCGCTTCCCTCGGCCGGGCCCGAGGTCAAGGGCGGCGGGTTCCCGGACTTCCCGGATATGCCGGAGCGAGAGCATCGTTCGGAATTCGAAGCCGGTTCACAACGTGGCGGCGGTTTGCTCGATGGTAGTGATCCTGGCCCCGATATCGTTGCCGCGCTGGAAGCCAACGCGGATCGTTACACCTGGGTGGCCGCCGCCGTCGGCTCTAACAAGGCGTCTGGGTATCAGCTGGCCACCGGTCGGCCGGTGATGCCCATCGGTGGATTCAATGGGACCGACCCATCACCGACACTGGCGCAGTTTCAGCAATACGTGGCCGACGGGCAGATCCATTACTTCATCGATGGGGAGGGCGGTGGCCATGGTGGCGAGGGATTCAGTCCCCCGGGCAGTGAGACCTCGAAAGCCATCCAGGAATGGGTGCAGCGCACGTTCGTCAAACAGACCATCGACGACGTCGACGTCTACAACCTCACGGTGCACTAG
- the serC gene encoding phosphoserine transaminase produces the protein MAELTIPADLLPADGRFGCGPSKVRPEQLQSLVDAGAALFGTSHRQAPVKNLVGRVREGLKELFKAPEGYEVILGNGGSTLFWDAAAFGLIREKSLHLTFGEFSAKFASCVAKNPFVGDPIKVVADAGSAPAPVSDPSVDVIAWAHNETSTGVMVPVQRPAGSENALVLIDATSGAGGLPVDLSEVDAYYFAPQKNFAGDGGLWLSLMSPAALERVEEIGGSGRWVPDILSLPIAVENSLKNQTYNTPAIGTLLLLADQIDWLLSNGGLDWATKRTADSASRLYSWAEATAFTTPFVADPAQRSQVVGTIDFNDDVDAAAVAKVLRANGVVDTEPYRKLGRNQLRVAMFAAIDPEDISQLTQCIDWVVERL, from the coding sequence GTGGCTGAATTGACCATCCCCGCTGACCTCCTGCCCGCCGACGGACGTTTCGGCTGCGGCCCCTCCAAAGTGCGGCCCGAACAGCTGCAATCCCTCGTGGATGCCGGAGCCGCCCTTTTCGGTACGTCGCATCGGCAAGCACCCGTCAAGAACCTCGTCGGCCGTGTCCGCGAGGGCCTCAAGGAGCTGTTCAAGGCTCCCGAGGGCTACGAGGTAATCCTCGGCAACGGTGGCTCCACGTTGTTCTGGGACGCCGCCGCGTTCGGCCTGATCCGCGAGAAGTCGCTGCACCTGACCTTCGGTGAGTTCAGCGCCAAGTTCGCCTCCTGCGTGGCCAAGAACCCGTTCGTCGGCGACCCGATCAAGGTGGTCGCCGATGCGGGCAGTGCTCCCGCTCCGGTCTCGGATCCATCTGTTGATGTGATCGCCTGGGCGCACAACGAGACCTCGACCGGTGTCATGGTTCCGGTCCAGCGTCCGGCCGGCTCCGAGAACGCGCTGGTGCTCATCGACGCCACCTCCGGCGCCGGCGGACTGCCGGTGGATCTGTCGGAAGTAGACGCGTACTACTTCGCGCCGCAGAAGAACTTCGCCGGCGATGGCGGGCTGTGGCTGTCATTGATGAGCCCGGCCGCCCTGGAGCGGGTGGAGGAGATCGGCGGCAGCGGACGCTGGGTGCCCGACATCCTGTCGCTGCCGATCGCCGTGGAGAACAGCCTCAAGAACCAGACCTACAACACGCCGGCCATCGGCACGCTGCTGCTGCTGGCCGATCAGATCGACTGGCTGCTGAGCAACGGCGGCCTGGACTGGGCCACCAAGCGGACCGCCGATTCGGCATCGCGGCTGTACTCCTGGGCCGAAGCGACCGCGTTCACCACACCATTCGTGGCGGACCCGGCGCAGCGCTCACAGGTGGTGGGCACCATCGACTTCAACGACGACGTGGACGCGGCCGCCGTTGCGAAGGTGCTGCGCGCCAATGGTGTGGTGGACACCGAGCCGTATCGCAAGCTGGGCCGCAACCAGCTGCGGGTGGCGATGTTCGCGGCCATCGACCCCGAGGACATCTCCCAGCTGACGCAGTGCATCGACTGGGTCGTCGAGCGTCTCTGA
- a CDS encoding VOC family protein yields the protein MTPPDLPPVEPSVSPYIIVEDSRAAIEFYKNAFGAEELGLLETPDGKVMHAAVKINGTTIMMNDDFPEYNDGKSSTPTALGGTPVTIHLTVPNVDEWFSRAVDAGASIEMPLEDQFWGDRFGVIKDPFGHLWSLGQPVKIVNPEDLKKYVASGGE from the coding sequence ATGACCCCTCCCGACCTCCCACCAGTAGAACCCTCCGTCTCTCCCTACATCATCGTCGAGGATTCCCGCGCGGCGATCGAGTTCTATAAGAACGCCTTTGGCGCCGAAGAGCTCGGCCTACTGGAGACTCCCGACGGCAAGGTGATGCATGCCGCCGTCAAGATCAACGGCACGACCATCATGATGAACGACGATTTCCCCGAGTACAACGACGGCAAGTCCAGCACGCCCACCGCCCTCGGCGGCACCCCGGTCACCATCCACCTCACGGTGCCCAATGTCGACGAGTGGTTCAGCCGTGCCGTCGACGCCGGAGCGAGCATCGAGATGCCACTCGAAGACCAGTTCTGGGGCGACCGCTTCGGCGTCATCAAAGACCCGTTCGGACACCTGTGGTCGTTGGGTCAACCGGTGAAGATCGTCAACCCCGAAGACCTCAAGAAGTACGTCGCCAGCGGCGGCGAGTAA
- a CDS encoding bifunctional glycosyltransferase family 2/GtrA family protein: MTSVMQPIDTATAPTAVLASTLDIVIPVYNEENDLERCVRRLHAFLANEVPYTARITIADNASTDGTLQIAHRLAAELDHVDVLHLEEKGRGRALAAAWLSSDAEVVAYCDVDLSTDLNALMPLVAPLISGHSDVAYGSRLNRNSRVVRGPKREFISRTYNLILHASLQVRFSDAQCGFKAIRTDVARQLLPLVEDKEWFFDTELLVLAERVGLRIHEVPVDWVDDPDSRVDIVDTVRKDLLGIWRLGRALMLGTLPLDELRHSLGREPLVEGVPAGMVGQLVRFGIIGVASTLAYALLFLVLHGAVGDQAANFLALLITAVLNTSANRFFTFGVRGRRDVAKHQFQGLVIFGIGLALTSGSLVAMHHLVPDASKHLLLIVLTVANLVATLVRFVGLRWVFRSASTR; this comes from the coding sequence GTGACCAGTGTGATGCAGCCGATCGACACCGCGACGGCACCGACCGCAGTACTCGCGTCGACCCTCGACATCGTGATCCCCGTCTACAACGAGGAGAACGACCTGGAGCGGTGCGTGCGCAGACTGCACGCGTTCCTTGCCAACGAGGTTCCGTACACGGCCCGCATCACCATTGCCGACAACGCCAGTACCGATGGCACTCTGCAGATCGCGCACCGGCTTGCTGCCGAGCTCGACCATGTCGACGTGCTGCATCTGGAGGAGAAGGGGCGGGGGCGGGCGCTGGCCGCTGCGTGGCTGTCCTCGGACGCGGAGGTTGTGGCGTACTGCGATGTGGATTTGTCCACCGACCTCAACGCACTGATGCCGCTCGTCGCACCCCTGATCTCGGGGCACTCGGATGTCGCCTACGGTTCTCGGCTCAACCGCAACTCGCGAGTGGTCCGTGGGCCCAAGCGCGAATTCATCTCACGCACCTACAACCTGATTCTGCATGCCTCGCTGCAGGTCCGGTTCTCCGACGCGCAATGCGGATTCAAGGCGATCCGTACCGACGTGGCGCGTCAGCTCCTCCCGTTGGTCGAAGACAAGGAATGGTTCTTCGACACCGAACTGCTGGTGTTGGCCGAGCGGGTTGGGCTGCGTATCCACGAGGTACCGGTCGACTGGGTGGATGACCCGGACAGTCGCGTCGACATCGTCGACACCGTTCGCAAGGACCTGCTCGGCATCTGGCGGCTGGGCCGCGCACTCATGCTCGGTACCCTGCCATTGGACGAGCTGCGTCACAGCCTCGGCCGTGAGCCGCTCGTCGAGGGTGTGCCTGCCGGCATGGTCGGCCAATTGGTCCGGTTCGGAATCATCGGTGTGGCAAGCACATTGGCCTATGCCCTGTTATTCCTGGTCCTGCACGGGGCGGTGGGGGATCAGGCCGCCAACTTCCTGGCGTTGCTCATCACCGCGGTGCTCAACACGTCTGCCAACAGGTTTTTCACCTTCGGCGTGCGGGGTCGGCGTGACGTGGCCAAGCATCAGTTCCAGGGACTTGTCATCTTCGGCATCGGATTGGCCCTCACCAGCGGTTCTCTGGTGGCCATGCACCACCTGGTCCCGGACGCCTCCAAGCATCTGTTGCTGATCGTGCTGACCGTGGCCAACCTCGTTGCCACCCTCGTTCGGTTCGTCGGATTGCGGTGGGTGTTCCGAAGCGCGAGCACTCGCTAG
- a CDS encoding citrate synthase 2: MTVAAPLPADFAPGLEGVTAFATEIAEPDKDGGALRYRGVDIEDLVAQRVTFGDVWALLVDGKFGQGLPPAEPFPIPVHTGDVRVDVQAGLAMLAPIWGFEPLLDTEESIARNQLARASVMALSYVAQSARGNAEPAVPQRLIDECSTVTERFMTRWQGDPDPKHIEAIDAYWVSAAEHGMNASTFTARVIASTGADVAAALSGAVGAMSGPLHGGAPARVLPMIEQAEKTGDARGVIKGILDRREKLMGFGHRVYRAEDPRARVLRSTAKRLDAARYEVAAAVEQAALTELRERRPDRVIETNVEFWAAVILDFAQVPTRMMPAMFTCARTAGWSAHILEQKRLDKLVRPAALYVGPGPRPIESVEGFGLLRSRVDA; encoded by the coding sequence ATGACGGTTGCAGCGCCGCTACCAGCGGATTTCGCACCTGGACTGGAGGGCGTGACCGCCTTCGCCACCGAAATCGCCGAGCCCGACAAGGACGGCGGAGCCCTGCGCTACCGCGGTGTCGACATCGAGGATCTGGTCGCCCAACGGGTGACCTTCGGTGATGTGTGGGCACTGCTGGTCGATGGCAAGTTCGGCCAGGGTCTCCCGCCGGCCGAGCCCTTCCCCATCCCGGTTCACACCGGTGACGTCCGTGTCGACGTGCAGGCCGGGCTGGCGATGCTCGCACCCATCTGGGGCTTTGAACCGCTGCTGGACACCGAGGAATCCATAGCGCGAAATCAGCTCGCCCGCGCCTCGGTGATGGCGCTTTCGTACGTCGCCCAGTCCGCACGAGGCAACGCCGAACCCGCCGTACCCCAACGTTTGATCGACGAATGCTCCACCGTCACAGAACGTTTCATGACTCGCTGGCAGGGCGATCCCGACCCCAAGCACATCGAGGCCATCGACGCCTACTGGGTGTCGGCCGCCGAACACGGTATGAACGCCTCGACGTTCACCGCCCGGGTCATCGCCTCCACCGGTGCCGATGTGGCCGCCGCTCTCTCCGGTGCGGTGGGCGCGATGAGCGGTCCGCTGCACGGTGGCGCACCCGCTCGCGTACTGCCGATGATCGAGCAGGCGGAAAAGACCGGCGACGCCCGCGGTGTCATCAAGGGCATCCTCGATCGGCGCGAGAAGCTCATGGGCTTCGGCCACCGGGTGTACCGGGCCGAGGATCCGCGGGCGCGTGTGCTGCGCAGCACCGCCAAGCGCCTCGACGCCGCCCGCTACGAGGTGGCGGCCGCTGTGGAGCAGGCCGCCCTCACCGAGCTGCGTGAACGTCGTCCCGACCGCGTCATCGAAACCAACGTCGAGTTCTGGGCGGCGGTCATTCTCGACTTCGCGCAGGTACCGACCCGGATGATGCCGGCGATGTTCACCTGTGCCCGCACCGCGGGCTGGAGTGCGCACATCCTGGAGCAGAAGCGTCTCGACAAGCTGGTGCGGCCGGCCGCACTGTATGTCGGACCCGGGCCGCGTCCCATCGAGTCCGTGGAAGGGTTCGGGCTGCTGCGGTCTCGGGTAGACGCATAA